A part of Silvimonas soli genomic DNA contains:
- the moaD gene encoding molybdopterin converting factor subunit 1, with amino-acid sequence MKHLELRYFARLRDALGTEAETVSVPLDVASVRDLVAWLRLRGGAWDEQFSGARPFRAAVNQDMVQLDELIPDHAEVALFPPVTGG; translated from the coding sequence ATGAAACACCTGGAACTACGCTATTTCGCCCGCCTGCGTGATGCGCTGGGCACGGAGGCAGAAACCGTAAGCGTGCCGCTGGATGTCGCCAGCGTGCGCGATCTGGTTGCCTGGTTACGCCTGCGTGGCGGTGCGTGGGATGAACAATTCAGCGGTGCCAGGCCGTTTCGTGCGGCGGTTAACCAGGACATGGTGCAGCTGGATGAGCTGATCCCCGATCACGCCGAGGTCGCGTTGTTCCCGCCGGTTACCGGAGGCTAA
- a CDS encoding peptidylprolyl isomerase — MAITVNGVEITDAMIEAELPHHEDAPRPVDGAVQELILRELLLQAAKAKGLDVAVPEEAIGTLLQGEVKSEDATDAECEAFYAENPQAFVRGEQAEASHILFTPENGVEPSLLRAKAERILAEVKAQPFAFEALAKEHSACPSGKQGGALGQFGRGQMVPEFDAAVFGLGENQLYDGLVETQFGLHIIRTGKKTTGETVSYDEVKDRLGEFLTESKSRRAMHEYLQTLVQAADIQGYELKPMSA; from the coding sequence ATGGCCATCACCGTCAACGGCGTCGAAATTACCGACGCCATGATTGAAGCGGAACTGCCGCACCACGAGGACGCACCGCGTCCGGTCGATGGCGCAGTGCAAGAACTGATTTTGCGCGAATTGCTGCTGCAGGCAGCCAAAGCCAAGGGTCTGGATGTCGCTGTGCCGGAAGAAGCCATCGGCACGCTGCTGCAAGGCGAAGTCAAATCTGAAGACGCCACCGACGCAGAATGCGAAGCCTTCTACGCCGAAAACCCGCAAGCGTTTGTGCGCGGCGAACAAGCCGAAGCCAGCCATATCCTGTTCACGCCAGAGAACGGCGTTGAGCCGTCACTGTTGCGTGCCAAAGCCGAACGCATTCTGGCTGAAGTCAAAGCCCAGCCGTTTGCATTTGAAGCGCTGGCCAAAGAGCACTCGGCTTGCCCGTCGGGCAAACAAGGTGGTGCCTTGGGTCAATTTGGTCGTGGCCAGATGGTGCCGGAATTTGACGCTGCCGTATTCGGCCTGGGCGAAAACCAGCTGTATGACGGTCTGGTAGAAACCCAGTTCGGTCTGCACATCATTCGCACCGGCAAGAAAACCACTGGCGAGACAGTCTCCTACGACGAAGTGAAAGATCGTCTGGGCGAATTCCTCACCGAAAGCAAATCCCGCCGCGCCATGCATGAATACCTGCAAACGCTGGTACAAGCTGCTGACATTCAAGGTTACGAACTCAAGCCGATGTCGGCCTGA
- the waaA gene encoding lipid IV(A) 3-deoxy-D-manno-octulosonic acid transferase — MIRALYSLLLWLVTPIVMLYLWRRSFKQPAYRQHWRERWGLFGACSANTQPVIWLHAVSVGEVRAAAPLIKDVMQAWPDHRVLLTCMTPTGRETAHELLGESVQIAYLPYDYAGATRRFIRHFKPVFGLLMETEIWPNLVHVCRARGVPLFLVNARLSEKSATGYQRWRWLAAPAFAELTGTFAQSAADAERLRALGARNVAVTGNVKFDFEPAPAKVEHGQAWRAALGPRSVLLFASSREGEETLLLDALELAQLPANTLLVIVPRHPQRFDEVAAMLAMRGVACLRRSEWNEPDIGDAQVLLGDSMGELTAWYALADVAIIGGSILPFGSQNLIEACAVGTPVVIGPSTFNFAETARIAVDAGAARQGKDAVEVARLAVQLLQDDAARSATSQAGLAFAAAHRGATGRVLKQLAEQLAVPTATGKP; from the coding sequence ATGATCCGCGCGTTGTATTCGCTGCTGCTGTGGCTGGTCACACCCATTGTCATGCTCTATTTATGGCGCCGGTCATTCAAACAACCGGCCTATCGCCAACATTGGCGAGAGCGCTGGGGTTTGTTTGGCGCGTGCAGTGCGAATACGCAGCCCGTGATCTGGTTGCATGCGGTATCGGTAGGTGAGGTCCGTGCCGCAGCGCCTCTTATCAAAGATGTGATGCAGGCGTGGCCGGATCATCGCGTTTTGCTCACCTGCATGACGCCGACCGGTCGCGAAACCGCACACGAACTATTGGGCGAAAGCGTGCAGATCGCCTATCTGCCTTATGACTACGCTGGCGCCACGCGTCGCTTTATCCGCCATTTCAAGCCGGTTTTTGGCTTGCTGATGGAAACCGAAATCTGGCCCAACCTGGTTCATGTATGCCGTGCGCGTGGCGTGCCGTTATTTTTGGTCAATGCCCGCCTTTCTGAAAAATCCGCTACCGGTTACCAACGTTGGCGCTGGCTGGCGGCACCCGCTTTTGCCGAGCTAACCGGGACCTTTGCCCAAAGCGCCGCCGATGCTGAGCGCTTGCGCGCACTGGGTGCACGCAATGTGGCCGTGACCGGCAACGTGAAATTCGACTTTGAACCGGCGCCAGCCAAGGTAGAGCACGGTCAAGCCTGGCGCGCAGCGCTGGGTCCGCGTTCGGTATTGCTGTTTGCTTCTAGCCGCGAAGGCGAAGAAACGCTGCTGCTGGATGCGCTGGAGCTGGCGCAATTGCCAGCCAATACCCTGTTGGTGATCGTGCCGCGCCATCCGCAACGCTTTGATGAAGTGGCCGCCATGCTGGCCATGCGTGGCGTGGCGTGTCTGCGCCGCAGTGAGTGGAATGAACCCGATATTGGTGACGCTCAAGTGTTGCTCGGCGATAGCATGGGCGAGCTGACGGCCTGGTACGCCTTGGCCGACGTCGCCATTATTGGCGGCTCGATTTTGCCATTTGGTAGCCAGAATCTGATTGAAGCGTGCGCCGTGGGCACGCCCGTGGTGATTGGGCCGTCCACTTTCAATTTTGCTGAAACAGCACGTATTGCTGTCGATGCCGGGGCGGCTCGCCAAGGCAAAGACGCTGTGGAAGTGGCCCGGCTGGCCGTCCAACTGCTGCAAGATGATGCGGCTCGCAGCGCCACCAGCCAGGCAGGGCTGGCGTTTGCCGCAGCGCATCGCGGTGCCACCGGGCGTGTGCTCAAACAACTGGCCGAACAACTGGCGGTGCCGACAGCCACTGGCAAGCCGTAA
- the glp gene encoding gephyrin-like molybdotransferase Glp, translating to MQTVDQALSQLLATARPLTETETVALAAAHGRVLAAEVVSPIAVPGFDNSAMDGYALHVPDFAVPPAVFQLTQRIAAGETGSALGAGEAARIFTGAPIPAGTNAVAMQEDCTVVDGKVQLSQPPQQNQNIRRAGDDVRQSGIVLARGACLGAAQLGLLASIGVAQVTVVRPLRVALLSTGSELVEPGQPLGAGQIYNSNRYLLAAMLREAGCEVTDFGIVADTLIATQNTLQQAAAGHDIVMTSGGVSVGEEDHVKAAVESLGQLDLWKIAIKPGKPFAQGRIRGADGSEADFIGLPGNPVSSFVTFFVLVRPFLAKRQGRIGASEPAQLHVPAGFSRPAGARREYLRVRIEAGKLVPFGNQGSGVLTSVAASDGLAVVPENIPVAAGDLLTFLPYDLRL from the coding sequence ATGCAAACCGTCGATCAAGCGCTCTCGCAATTGCTGGCCACAGCCCGCCCTCTGACTGAGACCGAAACAGTCGCGCTCGCCGCCGCGCATGGCCGCGTACTGGCCGCAGAAGTGGTCTCACCCATTGCGGTGCCGGGGTTTGATAACAGCGCCATGGATGGTTACGCGCTGCACGTACCGGATTTTGCCGTGCCACCTGCCGTGTTCCAGCTCACCCAGCGTATCGCCGCTGGTGAAACCGGCAGCGCCCTGGGTGCGGGTGAGGCGGCGCGGATTTTTACCGGCGCACCCATTCCGGCCGGGACCAATGCGGTCGCCATGCAGGAAGATTGCACCGTGGTGGATGGCAAGGTGCAACTCAGCCAGCCGCCACAACAGAACCAAAACATTCGCCGCGCCGGTGATGACGTTCGCCAGAGCGGCATCGTGCTGGCCCGGGGCGCCTGTCTTGGCGCTGCCCAACTGGGTTTGCTGGCCTCTATCGGCGTGGCGCAAGTAACGGTTGTTCGCCCTTTACGGGTGGCACTGCTGAGCACCGGCAGTGAACTGGTCGAACCAGGGCAACCCTTAGGCGCGGGACAAATCTATAACAGCAATCGTTACCTCCTTGCAGCCATGTTGCGTGAAGCAGGGTGTGAGGTTACCGACTTTGGGATCGTCGCCGACACACTGATTGCAACGCAAAACACACTGCAACAGGCCGCAGCTGGGCACGATATCGTAATGACCAGTGGTGGGGTTTCGGTGGGAGAGGAAGATCACGTCAAGGCCGCCGTCGAAAGCCTGGGTCAACTTGACTTGTGGAAAATCGCCATCAAGCCGGGTAAACCGTTCGCGCAAGGACGCATTCGCGGTGCTGACGGTAGCGAGGCCGATTTTATCGGCTTGCCAGGCAATCCGGTCTCCAGCTTTGTCACTTTCTTCGTCCTGGTACGGCCTTTCCTGGCCAAGCGACAAGGGCGGATTGGTGCAAGTGAACCCGCTCAACTACACGTGCCTGCCGGGTTTAGTCGGCCTGCTGGCGCGCGCCGTGAATACCTGCGAGTACGCATTGAAGCCGGAAAACTGGTGCCTTTCGGCAATCAAGGCTCGGGCGTGCTGACATCAGTTGCCGCATCAGATGGCCTGGCCGTAGTGCCAGAAAACATCCCCGTTGCGGCAGGGGACCTCCTGACCTTTTTGCCCTACGACTTGCGCTTGTAA
- a CDS encoding hemerythrin domain-containing protein yields MLNRFSDRHAGFDDPVSLLLACHERVRHYLGLLQKLSALLPVNGSDAQAQDAAKAILRYFDVAAPLHHQDEDDDLFPLLQQRGDPQLQTTILTLQNEHPHLHAQWAATRSLLLAIAAGEAVLLDQARVDAFAQQYVTHAGREENEVYPQAAHLLSEAEREAMGRNMAARRSVAPVVIR; encoded by the coding sequence ATGCTTAACCGGTTCTCTGACCGTCACGCCGGATTCGATGATCCAGTTTCTCTGCTGCTGGCCTGCCATGAACGGGTACGCCATTATCTGGGCTTGCTGCAAAAGCTGTCCGCCCTTTTACCGGTAAATGGTTCGGATGCCCAGGCGCAAGACGCTGCCAAAGCCATCCTGCGTTACTTTGATGTTGCCGCGCCGCTGCATCACCAAGACGAAGACGACGATCTGTTCCCCCTGTTGCAGCAGCGCGGCGATCCGCAACTGCAAACAACCATCCTGACCTTGCAGAATGAGCATCCGCATTTGCACGCACAGTGGGCGGCGACGCGGAGCCTGCTGCTTGCCATTGCGGCTGGCGAGGCTGTGTTGCTTGATCAGGCCAGGGTGGATGCGTTTGCGCAGCAATATGTGACTCATGCCGGGCGCGAAGAAAATGAAGTCTATCCACAAGCCGCACACTTGCTGAGTGAAGCAGAGCGCGAAGCAATGGGTCGCAATATGGCTGCCCGGCGCTCAGTGGCACCCGTGGTGATTCGCTGA
- the yihA gene encoding ribosome biogenesis GTP-binding protein YihA/YsxC: protein MSLFRGLRFLTTVNELRMLPVDGIEVAFAGRSNAGKSSAINTLANHTRLAYVSKTPGRTQHINYFEFGDGQRRLVDLPGYGYAAVPAAVRNHWEGLLGRYLKERENLIGLVLIMDCRRPLTELDRRMLDWFLPSGKPVHCLLTKSDKLSTQEKTNALRGVLKEFEGNPQVTAQLFSSSKKQGVENVEKIVGAWFDAFTIQVTDGE, encoded by the coding sequence ATGTCGCTGTTTCGCGGACTCCGCTTCCTGACCACTGTTAATGAACTTCGTATGTTGCCGGTTGATGGCATCGAAGTTGCCTTCGCCGGGCGCTCCAACGCCGGTAAATCCAGCGCGATCAATACGCTCGCCAATCACACCCGTCTTGCCTACGTGTCCAAAACGCCGGGCCGGACACAGCATATCAACTATTTCGAGTTTGGGGATGGGCAACGCAGGCTGGTTGACTTGCCCGGCTACGGCTATGCCGCCGTGCCTGCCGCGGTGCGCAATCACTGGGAAGGGCTGCTTGGGCGTTATCTGAAAGAGCGCGAAAACCTGATCGGTCTGGTACTGATCATGGATTGCCGCCGCCCGCTCACCGAACTGGATCGACGCATGCTGGACTGGTTCTTGCCCTCGGGCAAACCGGTGCACTGTCTGTTGACCAAATCCGACAAGCTTTCCACCCAGGAAAAAACCAACGCCTTGCGTGGCGTGCTCAAGGAATTTGAAGGAAATCCGCAAGTTACCGCGCAGCTTTTCTCCAGTTCCAAGAAGCAAGGTGTCGAAAATGTCGAAAAAATCGTCGGTGCCTGGTTCGATGCTTTCACCATCCAAGTGACGGACGGTGAATAG
- a CDS encoding c-type cytochrome, with protein MRVAPVAALFAALTMMSTGVFAATTAKGDPAKGKEIVDKVCAACHGADGNSVVPANPRLAGQHPEYIYKQLTEFKTQKRKNPVMLGMASQLSDDDMHNVAAYFSSQKPKDGGASDKVLIAAGEKIYRGGIAAKNVPACMACHGPSGAGMPVQYPRMAGQHSAYIITELNLFRSGDRTNGPAMNDISARLSDQEIKSVAEYIQSLH; from the coding sequence ATGCGCGTTGCGCCCGTCGCAGCCCTGTTTGCTGCACTGACGATGATGAGCACCGGCGTTTTCGCCGCCACAACAGCCAAAGGCGATCCTGCAAAAGGCAAGGAAATCGTCGACAAGGTATGTGCCGCCTGTCACGGCGCGGATGGCAACAGTGTCGTCCCGGCCAATCCAAGACTGGCTGGCCAGCATCCCGAATACATCTACAAGCAACTGACCGAATTCAAAACGCAGAAGCGCAAGAACCCGGTCATGCTGGGTATGGCCTCGCAATTGTCGGATGACGACATGCACAATGTGGCTGCTTACTTCAGTTCGCAAAAACCGAAAGACGGTGGCGCATCAGACAAAGTACTGATCGCAGCTGGCGAAAAAATCTATCGCGGCGGCATTGCAGCCAAGAATGTGCCAGCCTGTATGGCCTGTCACGGCCCAAGCGGCGCTGGCATGCCAGTGCAATATCCGCGCATGGCTGGTCAGCATTCGGCATATATCATTACCGAGCTGAACCTGTTCCGCTCGGGCGATCGCACCAATGGCCCGGCCATGAACGATATTTCGGCACGCCTGTCCGACCAGGAAATCAAATCCGTGGCCGAATACATCCAGTCACTGCACTGA
- a CDS encoding MarC family protein — MQQFFAMFLGKIILVIVGLIPILNPLGAMPIFLSLTERYTSEERAILARRIAFFCFCLLLFSMFIGSYVLDFFGVSIPIVRVCGGLLVASAGWKLLNSPEDSGGASEPIGNASDHARRSAELQKRAFYPLTFPFTVGPGSITVAITLGVGIRGQDRHQWDIQLASAIGVAVLSAIIYVCYRYGDRLLKLIGSTGTVVFLRLSAFILLCLGAQIFWDGASGLAAEFLTLHPWQFSPTGQG; from the coding sequence ATGCAGCAATTCTTCGCAATGTTCCTTGGCAAGATCATCCTGGTGATTGTGGGCTTGATTCCCATTTTGAATCCGCTTGGGGCAATGCCGATCTTTTTGTCACTGACCGAGCGCTATACCTCAGAAGAGCGGGCGATTCTGGCGCGACGGATTGCGTTCTTCTGTTTTTGCTTGTTGTTGTTCAGCATGTTTATCGGCTCGTATGTGCTGGATTTTTTCGGGGTCTCAATCCCCATTGTGCGGGTATGTGGTGGTTTGCTGGTCGCTTCTGCGGGCTGGAAGCTGCTCAATAGTCCGGAAGACTCGGGCGGCGCAAGTGAGCCCATTGGCAATGCCAGTGATCATGCCCGCCGCTCCGCTGAGCTGCAGAAGCGTGCGTTTTATCCGCTGACATTTCCGTTTACGGTCGGCCCCGGCTCCATCACCGTCGCGATTACTCTTGGGGTGGGGATACGCGGCCAGGACCGCCATCAGTGGGATATACAACTGGCCAGCGCCATCGGTGTAGCGGTCCTTTCCGCCATCATCTATGTCTGCTACCGCTATGGTGATCGCTTGCTCAAGCTGATTGGCTCAACCGGCACCGTCGTGTTTCTGCGGCTGTCGGCGTTTATTTTGCTGTGTCTGGGTGCGCAAATTTTCTGGGATGGCGCCAGCGGCCTGGCGGCGGAATTTCTGACATTGCACCCATGGCAGTTCAGCCCGACTGGCCAAGGCTAA
- a CDS encoding diguanylate cyclase domain-containing protein: protein MPSVPVSFVWFLAAAGWAIAIAAVIGWNLVRIEHRSFISKQASRAGLDVQTGLSARDRFLTETTATINRAHRTHAAICILLIAIERMELLEQNYGPLARDLALKQLATLCRSNVRDFDLVGRFSDNEVALVLMDSELSGGHVVAKRLLARKPAHVVKMPDGRVVDFELEWGLAQLRSEADTAEDLLLAADADLVANRTRRNRPELQLIAGGKAVGL, encoded by the coding sequence ATGCCAAGTGTTCCTGTCTCTTTTGTCTGGTTTCTGGCCGCCGCCGGCTGGGCCATTGCCATTGCTGCCGTGATCGGCTGGAATCTGGTGCGTATAGAGCACCGCAGTTTCATCAGCAAGCAGGCCAGCCGCGCGGGGCTGGATGTGCAAACCGGCCTGAGTGCCCGTGACCGCTTTCTGACCGAAACCACCGCCACCATCAACCGCGCTCATCGCACCCATGCAGCGATCTGCATTCTGCTGATTGCCATTGAGCGTATGGAATTGCTGGAACAAAACTATGGCCCGCTGGCGCGCGATCTGGCGCTCAAGCAACTGGCCACACTCTGCCGCTCCAATGTGCGCGATTTCGATCTGGTCGGGCGTTTCTCGGATAACGAAGTCGCACTGGTACTGATGGATAGCGAGCTTTCCGGCGGGCACGTGGTGGCGAAACGGTTGCTGGCACGCAAACCGGCACACGTGGTGAAAATGCCGGATGGCCGCGTGGTGGATTTCGAACTGGAATGGGGCCTGGCGCAGTTGCGCAGCGAGGCCGACACTGCGGAAGACTTGTTATTGGCCGCCGATGCCGATCTGGTAGCCAACCGCACCCGACGCAATCGGCCCGAACTGCAATTGATCGCGGGCGGCAAGGCGGTCGGTTTATAA
- a CDS encoding O-acetyl-ADP-ribose deacetylase has protein sequence MSTLRAIQADITTLALDCIVNAANESLLGGGGVDGAIHSAAGPQLLAQCRTLRGCATGEAKITGGFKLPARFVIHTVGPVWHGGNAGEAELLAACYRNSLALAATHHIQSIAFPAISTGVYGYPLAAATDIAVRSVRQVMGQPDMPHEIVFCCFSERDLAVYQAALLRQD, from the coding sequence GTGTCCACTTTGCGTGCCATTCAGGCAGATATCACCACACTTGCTCTGGATTGCATCGTCAATGCCGCGAATGAATCACTACTTGGCGGTGGCGGCGTAGACGGCGCAATTCACAGTGCGGCTGGCCCGCAATTGCTGGCGCAGTGTCGTACGCTCCGTGGTTGCGCTACGGGAGAGGCGAAAATCACTGGCGGTTTTAAGCTGCCTGCACGCTTTGTGATCCACACCGTTGGCCCGGTCTGGCACGGTGGCAATGCGGGCGAAGCTGAACTGCTGGCCGCCTGTTATCGCAATAGTCTGGCGCTGGCCGCGACGCACCATATACAGAGCATCGCCTTTCCCGCCATCAGCACCGGGGTTTATGGCTATCCGCTGGCCGCAGCCACGGATATCGCCGTGCGCAGTGTGCGCCAAGTGATGGGCCAGCCAGATATGCCGCACGAGATCGTGTTCTGCTGTTTTTCAGAGCGGGACTTGGCGGTTTACCAGGCGGCCTTGCTGCGCCAGGACTGA
- the waaC gene encoding lipopolysaccharide heptosyltransferase I → MPNILIVRLSSMGDVINAMPAVTDMARALPGLQLDWVVEESFQSLPRLHPAVAQVIPVALRRWRKAPFSAQTWREFSAARAALQAKPYDLILDVQGLLKSVFFARMANGPIAGPDRSSAREALASFAYQYSYPVVWQQHAIQRVRKLSAAALAYPLPDKIDYGLPRPKVELPWLKPQPYVVLLTATSRPEKEWPEPHWIALGTRFAERGLACVLPWGSAPERERAERLAAAIPGAQAAPKMALDAAAALLADARVVVGVDTGLAHLAAAMATPVVAVFLASDPEQNGVLASTYAVNVGHDGASPDVEAVWQAATSGMRS, encoded by the coding sequence ATGCCGAATATTCTGATCGTTCGCCTTTCTTCTATGGGTGATGTCATCAACGCCATGCCTGCCGTGACTGACATGGCGCGGGCTCTGCCTGGCTTGCAACTGGACTGGGTAGTGGAAGAAAGTTTCCAGAGCCTGCCGCGTTTGCATCCAGCGGTAGCGCAGGTGATTCCGGTCGCGCTGCGGCGCTGGCGCAAAGCGCCATTCAGCGCGCAAACCTGGCGTGAGTTCAGTGCCGCCCGAGCGGCTTTGCAGGCCAAACCGTACGATTTGATTCTGGATGTCCAGGGCCTGCTCAAGAGCGTGTTCTTTGCCCGCATGGCCAATGGCCCGATCGCCGGCCCGGACCGCAGCAGCGCGCGTGAAGCGCTGGCCAGCTTTGCCTATCAATACAGCTATCCGGTGGTATGGCAGCAACATGCCATCCAGCGGGTACGCAAGCTCTCGGCGGCGGCGCTGGCTTATCCGCTGCCCGATAAAATCGATTACGGTTTGCCGCGCCCAAAAGTGGAGTTGCCGTGGCTTAAACCGCAGCCGTATGTGGTGCTACTCACCGCCACCAGCCGCCCCGAAAAAGAGTGGCCAGAACCGCACTGGATTGCTTTGGGCACGCGCTTTGCCGAGCGTGGTCTGGCCTGCGTGCTGCCTTGGGGCAGTGCGCCGGAGCGCGAGCGGGCAGAGCGTCTTGCCGCTGCTATTCCTGGAGCGCAGGCCGCGCCGAAGATGGCGCTCGATGCCGCTGCCGCCTTGCTAGCCGATGCGCGAGTGGTCGTGGGGGTCGATACCGGGCTGGCTCATCTGGCTGCGGCCATGGCCACGCCGGTAGTCGCAGTGTTCCTGGCATCAGACCCCGAACAGAACGGCGTGCTGGCATCTACCTACGCGGTGAATGTTGGCCACGATGGTGCTTCGCCTGATGTCGAGGCCGTCTGGCAAGCAGCCACGTCGGGCATGCGTTCATGA